A genomic region of Planococcus kocurii contains the following coding sequences:
- a CDS encoding competence protein CoiA family protein — protein MFEALYEGERFNLQSYKIMEGSAKEEVRRLKKAADKGAFTCPYCSGILKLKAGDVYEKHFFHPSNSCTISEASETYQKQIKRESKKHSVMKEIIYDELKTQEKINDHLHVEYGYIEKADEKWKYYPDIIVGNDKNEIAITILTDVTAIQDSRLVQQIKKRNEYFKTKNLKPIWFVEETEQSIDMERRVIHLWEAELDIAVKMDEDIKWEEDINDLEIQNNLFDIFNYHYQGIPSNYEAFSLYYVKSTETNITFTVQRFIKDQKSYPYRAFALNDSYEIKMSTALLADDTIQLSDPLIEDQQRKHFLKEARIRDKEYIPLAAAGLINIDKSQVNKLVNITKKYGEYEIPELINEYIGEVKEISASNVSKYLVEECGAPSDTFATGRYQIYKDVCIALNDIESSGKIKLVKKDYVNDRFYEVINN, from the coding sequence ATGTTTGAAGCACTTTATGAGGGGGAAAGATTTAATCTTCAAAGTTATAAAATTATGGAAGGCTCGGCTAAGGAAGAAGTGAGGAGGCTCAAGAAAGCTGCGGATAAAGGTGCATTTACCTGCCCATATTGCAGTGGGATTTTAAAGTTAAAAGCTGGAGATGTATACGAAAAACATTTCTTTCATCCGAGCAATTCTTGTACTATTTCAGAAGCCAGCGAGACTTACCAAAAACAAATAAAAAGGGAGTCTAAGAAACATTCAGTAATGAAGGAAATCATATATGATGAATTGAAAACGCAAGAAAAGATTAATGACCATCTCCATGTAGAATATGGTTACATTGAAAAAGCAGATGAAAAATGGAAATACTATCCTGACATTATAGTCGGTAATGATAAAAATGAAATTGCAATTACTATATTGACTGATGTTACTGCTATTCAAGATTCAAGACTTGTACAACAAATAAAAAAAAGAAACGAATATTTTAAAACAAAGAACTTAAAGCCGATTTGGTTTGTTGAAGAAACTGAGCAATCTATTGATATGGAGCGTCGTGTTATACACTTGTGGGAAGCAGAATTAGATATTGCTGTAAAAATGGATGAAGATATAAAATGGGAAGAAGATATTAACGATTTAGAAATTCAAAATAATCTATTTGATATTTTTAACTACCATTATCAAGGTATTCCAAGTAACTATGAAGCGTTCAGTTTATATTACGTAAAATCTACAGAAACAAATATCACTTTTACTGTACAGCGTTTTATAAAAGATCAAAAAAGTTATCCATACAGAGCTTTTGCGTTAAATGATTCTTATGAGATTAAAATGTCTACCGCTTTGTTGGCTGATGACACTATACAATTAAGCGATCCACTTATAGAAGATCAGCAAAGAAAGCACTTTTTAAAAGAAGCACGTATAAGAGATAAAGAATACATACCTTTAGCAGCAGCGGGATTAATAAATATAGATAAATCACAGGTTAATAAACTTGTTAATATTACAAAAAAATATGGCGAATATGAAATTCCTGAACTAATAAATGAATACATTGGAGAAGTAAAAGAAATTTCTGCAAGCAACGTAAGTAAATACTTAGTTGAAGAATGCGGAGCTCCATCAGATACTTTTGCTACAGGTAGATATCAAATCTATAAAGATGTCTGCATCGCTTTAAATGATATTGAATCTTCCGGAAAGATTAAGCTGGTCAAAAAAGACTATGTGAATGATCGATTCTATGAGGTCATTAATAATTAG
- a CDS encoding TIGR04540 family protein — MEIKMFYRTQRDLATALNQLVDAYWKEEITEHKLIIGLKDIYKNNHEKLLKNNDFTKVIQQQCGKRRLIIVRKVLDIN; from the coding sequence GTGGAGATTAAAATGTTTTACCGAACACAACGAGATCTGGCCACAGCGTTAAATCAATTGGTTGATGCATATTGGAAAGAAGAAATTACAGAACATAAATTAATCATCGGACTAAAAGATATATACAAGAATAATCATGAAAAATTGTTGAAAAATAATGATTTCACAAAAGTAATTCAACAACAATGTGGAAAAAGAAGATTAATCATCGTTCGAAAAGTATTAGATATAAATTAA
- a CDS encoding DUF1819 family protein — translation MKGLISMETRLEYTSALTGAAFMFYEFKQVVILKEQGLSDKEIRAKVITENIFQHEKISSLKRGLPYILRRVNVLDEKLRSMVIEEGTEIGKIINLYAIMKTNRLFFEFMEEVIYEKLQSNNYILEKKDLNMYFTAKAEQNESIASWTEATIKKLKHVHSKILIDAGMLKDMKSGELNRIIIDDEIKSHLIEICDSKYLQAMGE, via the coding sequence ATGAAAGGCTTGATAAGTATGGAAACAAGACTAGAATATACATCTGCTTTAACAGGAGCAGCATTCATGTTTTATGAATTTAAGCAGGTGGTGATACTTAAAGAACAAGGGTTGTCTGACAAAGAAATACGTGCGAAAGTTATCACTGAAAATATATTTCAACATGAAAAAATTTCTAGTTTAAAAAGAGGACTTCCATATATATTAAGACGAGTTAATGTGCTAGATGAAAAATTACGTAGTATGGTAATTGAAGAAGGAACTGAGATTGGGAAAATTATTAATCTATATGCGATTATGAAAACAAATCGCCTTTTCTTTGAATTCATGGAAGAAGTAATTTATGAAAAATTACAGTCGAACAATTATATTCTTGAGAAAAAGGATTTAAACATGTATTTCACCGCAAAAGCGGAGCAAAACGAAAGTATTGCAAGCTGGACAGAAGCAACTATAAAAAAATTAAAACATGTACATTCAAAAATACTGATTGATGCCGGCATGTTAAAAGACATGAAATCAGGCGAGCTGAATCGAATTATAATAGATGATGAAATTAAAAGTCATCTGATAGAAATTTGTGACTCTAAGTATCTACAGGCAATGGGGGAATAG
- a CDS encoding DUF1788 domain-containing protein, producing MSNLNSRLEKIIPKIKEDKFIEGRGLGNEISFYVFDYKPEDELAVRDYIKIIKKEFSYEGSNRKIIEFDLYKMLLDITKDKRIFERIFEMEKKQGKDALFKALRTFANPQIFLQRIKEQMDGHNIVIITGVGKVFPFVRSHNILNNLQEVIDKTPVIMFYPGEYSEQDLHLFGKFKDDNYYRAFRLVN from the coding sequence ATGTCTAATCTAAATAGCAGACTCGAAAAAATTATCCCTAAAATCAAAGAAGATAAATTCATAGAAGGACGAGGACTGGGAAATGAGATAAGTTTCTATGTCTTCGATTATAAACCGGAAGACGAACTAGCTGTCCGGGACTATATAAAAATCATCAAAAAAGAGTTCAGTTACGAAGGTTCAAACAGAAAGATTATTGAATTCGATTTATATAAAATGCTGTTGGACATTACAAAAGATAAAAGAATCTTTGAACGCATTTTTGAGATGGAAAAAAAGCAGGGTAAAGACGCCTTGTTCAAAGCTTTGAGAACTTTTGCAAATCCGCAGATATTCTTGCAAAGAATTAAAGAACAGATGGACGGACACAACATCGTCATTATTACTGGCGTAGGAAAGGTCTTTCCTTTTGTGCGCTCACATAATATCTTGAACAATTTACAGGAAGTGATTGATAAGACGCCAGTCATTATGTTCTATCCAGGTGAATATAGTGAACAAGATTTGCATTTGTTCGGCAAGTTTAAGGACGATAACTACTACCGTGCATTCCGATTAGTCAACTAA
- the brxC gene encoding BREX system P-loop protein BrxC, which yields MLLKDMFEKSIERDIRGVIKVAQTDNDSIQQELDEYVVTRELQKHLSKFYENYQKGVNGSTDKMGVWISGFFGSGKSHFLKILAYLLENKEVENKTAVEYFDGKIQDPIVLANMQRTAGIETETILFNIDAKAQLDNKSKEDAILRVFMKVFYEHRGYYGDISGVAEMEKYLDKQGTYEGFKSAFRNLAGESWEERRNSFYFDRDYIVTALSEATEMTEESAGNWFDNGVNNYEISIEKFAKDVNEYIEQKGRNFHLIFLVDEIGQYIGDSRSLMLNLQTLTEELGTHARGKAWVIVTSQESIDSIVKVKGDDFSRIQGRFDTRLSLSSISVDEVLKKRILLKKDYVNDRLRLLYPEKSAILKNLISFRDSTADLRGYDNEQEFSDVYPFVPYQFKLLQNVFEQIRKHGSSGKSLSEGERSMLSAYKETALRYKTEEEGLLIPFPAFYETVREFLNPTISRVIEGAYENPSLKDDPFNMELLKVLFMVKYIKELPANIDNLATLMITNIDEDKLALKEKIKVSLRKLISETLIQKNGDFYLFLTDDEQDINREIKALHIEEDVIKRELATTVFQDFYDEKKYRYSNEYLFSYNQKMDEKNYGNQSSSIGVHIISPLSDHYQKSDQELMMMTSGSGELVVKLGGSELYVEEIEEALRIKDYKAKKNITQLPENIQNILNSKQTEIKERTRRSRELLEEAIKYGSFFINGDKVEIKGSSVKEKFNAAFKILVDNIYTKLGYVKEHLENERGLIHILSPGNEQMSFGEPQDTYANNLAKKEIFDFISLQSDIQKQVRVKTLYDRFQEKPYGWRPLDIAAMIAKLLKDQAIRIRYNAEYLEPDQNTNTLISVFTKTADSDKAIVLKRAHVDEDLIRAAKRVAKEVFNKVDLADDEDGLVKDLKLLIEKQIAEINDLKAKYEGKKYPGKSLLNKGLEYFDQFHNGLDNASFFTKLKELEKDLGYWEKDIVYVKDFFASNQKNIFDKGLVQFAKYEENKAYLGGGEIENEVEDLESILADPLPYRKIKDIPELAHIIDNQIKTVLFEKKNNAKNKIIEDQENLISFASQYGVSDETKQQIDKFYSHLLEVLESYTDIFKVEATIPRSTNFKEKEESSINREIGEWLRKKQEEQEDISIKEGGGSPSTPIQKRFIKSSELVSLTPLTTENEVDEYIKNLSQKLKEIIKDNKHIEFQK from the coding sequence ATGTTATTGAAGGACATGTTTGAAAAAAGTATAGAACGTGATATTCGTGGAGTCATAAAAGTGGCCCAAACAGATAATGATAGCATTCAACAGGAATTGGATGAATATGTTGTTACTCGGGAACTTCAGAAACACCTATCTAAATTTTACGAGAATTACCAAAAAGGCGTAAATGGTTCAACCGATAAAATGGGTGTTTGGATTTCTGGGTTCTTCGGATCAGGTAAATCGCATTTTCTAAAAATACTGGCTTACTTACTAGAGAACAAGGAAGTAGAAAATAAAACTGCAGTTGAATACTTTGATGGAAAAATTCAGGACCCAATTGTACTGGCGAATATGCAGCGTACGGCTGGTATTGAAACAGAGACTATTCTCTTTAATATTGATGCAAAAGCACAGCTGGACAATAAATCAAAAGAAGATGCGATCTTGCGTGTCTTCATGAAAGTATTTTATGAACACAGAGGTTATTACGGAGATATTTCAGGAGTAGCTGAAATGGAAAAATACTTGGACAAACAAGGTACATATGAAGGGTTTAAATCTGCCTTTAGAAATCTGGCAGGCGAGTCATGGGAAGAGCGGAGAAACAGTTTTTATTTTGATAGAGATTATATCGTTACAGCCCTCTCCGAAGCTACAGAAATGACAGAAGAATCTGCTGGTAACTGGTTTGATAATGGGGTCAATAATTATGAAATCAGTATTGAAAAGTTTGCAAAAGACGTTAATGAATACATCGAACAAAAAGGCCGGAACTTCCATCTTATTTTCTTAGTGGATGAAATCGGACAATACATAGGTGACAGCAGGAGCCTTATGTTAAACCTTCAAACACTTACAGAAGAACTAGGTACACATGCTAGAGGAAAAGCATGGGTTATCGTAACTTCGCAGGAAAGCATTGACAGTATTGTCAAAGTAAAAGGCGACGACTTTTCGCGGATACAAGGGCGCTTTGATACAAGACTTTCCCTTTCTTCCATTTCTGTAGATGAGGTATTGAAAAAACGGATTCTATTGAAAAAGGATTATGTAAATGACAGATTGAGATTACTTTATCCTGAAAAAAGCGCCATCTTGAAAAACTTGATCAGTTTCCGTGACAGCACCGCTGATTTGCGTGGCTATGACAACGAACAGGAATTTTCGGATGTCTATCCATTTGTTCCTTATCAATTTAAACTTCTGCAAAACGTGTTCGAGCAGATCAGAAAACATGGATCTTCAGGCAAGAGTTTATCTGAAGGTGAACGTTCGATGCTATCCGCTTATAAAGAAACCGCATTACGATATAAAACCGAAGAAGAAGGCTTGCTAATCCCGTTTCCCGCATTTTACGAAACGGTTAGAGAGTTTTTAAATCCAACCATTTCACGTGTTATCGAAGGGGCGTATGAAAACCCTTCATTAAAAGACGATCCTTTTAATATGGAGCTATTGAAAGTCTTATTTATGGTCAAATACATCAAAGAGCTGCCGGCCAACATCGATAATCTTGCGACATTAATGATTACAAATATTGACGAAGATAAATTGGCATTAAAAGAAAAGATAAAAGTGTCATTAAGAAAGTTGATCTCAGAAACGCTTATTCAGAAGAATGGTGATTTCTATCTCTTCCTCACAGACGATGAACAAGACATTAACCGTGAAATCAAGGCCTTGCACATTGAAGAAGATGTTATTAAAAGAGAGTTAGCGACGACTGTTTTCCAAGATTTTTATGATGAAAAAAAGTATCGTTACTCTAATGAATATCTGTTCTCTTATAATCAGAAAATGGATGAGAAAAATTACGGAAACCAATCTTCAAGTATTGGCGTCCACATCATATCGCCTCTTTCCGATCATTATCAAAAATCCGATCAAGAACTGATGATGATGACGAGTGGCAGCGGTGAATTGGTCGTTAAACTGGGTGGCAGTGAGTTGTATGTAGAGGAAATAGAAGAAGCTTTAAGGATTAAAGATTACAAAGCAAAAAAGAATATTACGCAACTTCCCGAAAATATTCAAAATATCTTAAATAGTAAACAAACAGAGATAAAAGAGCGGACACGCAGAAGCCGTGAGTTGTTAGAAGAAGCTATTAAATACGGATCTTTTTTCATCAATGGCGACAAAGTGGAGATAAAAGGTTCCTCTGTTAAAGAGAAATTTAATGCAGCTTTTAAAATCCTTGTTGATAACATCTATACGAAACTCGGTTATGTAAAAGAACATTTAGAAAACGAAAGAGGACTAATTCATATCTTGTCACCAGGTAATGAGCAGATGTCTTTTGGAGAACCCCAAGATACCTATGCGAATAACTTGGCTAAAAAGGAAATCTTCGATTTTATCAGCTTACAAAGTGACATTCAAAAGCAAGTGCGTGTGAAAACACTCTATGATCGATTCCAGGAAAAACCTTATGGTTGGAGACCTTTAGACATCGCAGCCATGATTGCAAAGCTATTGAAGGACCAAGCCATTCGCATACGCTATAATGCGGAATATTTGGAGCCGGACCAGAATACCAATACCTTGATTTCTGTATTCACCAAAACGGCTGACTCAGATAAAGCCATCGTCCTTAAACGTGCGCATGTAGATGAAGATCTAATTCGTGCAGCAAAACGAGTTGCAAAAGAAGTGTTCAACAAAGTTGATTTAGCAGATGATGAAGACGGTTTAGTAAAAGATTTAAAACTACTAATTGAAAAACAAATCGCTGAGATTAACGATTTAAAAGCCAAATACGAAGGCAAGAAGTACCCTGGGAAAAGCCTCTTGAATAAAGGCCTTGAATATTTCGATCAATTCCATAATGGATTAGATAACGCCTCTTTCTTTACTAAGTTAAAAGAGCTGGAAAAAGACCTTGGCTATTGGGAAAAAGATATAGTTTATGTAAAGGACTTCTTCGCAAGCAATCAAAAAAATATATTTGATAAAGGACTAGTGCAATTTGCTAAATACGAAGAAAACAAGGCCTATTTAGGCGGTGGAGAAATCGAAAATGAAGTAGAAGATTTGGAATCGATTCTAGCAGATCCACTTCCTTATAGAAAGATTAAAGATATTCCTGAATTGGCGCACATAATCGATAATCAAATCAAAACGGTTTTGTTTGAAAAGAAAAACAATGCTAAAAATAAGATTATAGAAGATCAAGAAAATTTAATCTCGTTTGCCAGCCAATACGGAGTAAGTGATGAAACAAAACAGCAAATCGATAAATTTTATTCTCATTTGTTGGAAGTTCTAGAGTCTTATACAGACATATTCAAAGTGGAAGCAACCATTCCAAGAAGTACAAACTTTAAAGAAAAAGAAGAAAGCAGCATTAACAGAGAAATTGGAGAATGGTTAAGAAAAAAACAGGAAGAACAAGAAGATATATCTATTAAAGAGGGAGGAGGTTCACCATCTACTCCTATTCAGAAAAGATTTATTAAATCATCAGAATTAGTTAGTCTTACACCATTAACTACAGAAAATGAAGTAGACGAGTATATTAAGAATCTATCTCAGAAACTAAAAGAAATCATAAAAGATAATAAACATATAGAATTCCAAAAGTAA
- a CDS encoding BREX-1 system adenine-specific DNA-methyltransferase PglX yields MNKPALKKFATEARRELLERVELQARKVGITSEGIQKVAIESSDAIFVDGKQLSEKERVQRNKLINRIREIGFDRVMEEVSYTWFNRFTALRFMEVNDYLPTKVRVLSSSNIESKEPDMIKEALTLGLDLDK; encoded by the coding sequence GTGAATAAACCAGCGTTGAAAAAGTTTGCTACAGAAGCCAGAAGAGAGCTGCTGGAACGAGTGGAACTTCAAGCAAGAAAAGTCGGTATCACCTCTGAAGGCATACAAAAAGTAGCGATTGAAAGCTCGGATGCAATATTTGTAGACGGAAAGCAGCTTAGTGAAAAAGAAAGAGTTCAACGTAACAAATTAATAAATCGTATTCGGGAAATTGGTTTTGACCGAGTGATGGAAGAGGTTTCTTATACATGGTTTAACCGTTTTACAGCTCTTCGTTTTATGGAAGTTAACGATTATCTTCCAACCAAAGTAAGAGTATTATCTTCCTCTAATATAGAGAGTAAAGAACCGGATATGATTAAAGAAGCTCTAACGCTGGGTTTAGATTTGGATAAATAG
- the pglX gene encoding BREX-1 system adenine-specific DNA-methyltransferase PglX, whose amino-acid sequence MNNKDEELFKYLIIKHCNDLNRYMPFMFETIDDYTEILFPEGLLGTNAFVHELTNTEILPEDNWRKVEVIGWLYQYYISEENERVIQAKKRYKAEELPFATQLFTPEWIVRYMVQNALGRYWIESHPEDHDLVENWEFYLENQNVDPTFKENLALYANKKLNIEEIKCFDPAMGSGHILVYMFDVLYEIYSKAGYIEREIPRLIIENNLYGLDIDIRSYQLASFSVVMKALEYNKRFLQSIELEGLKMNLAALQETNSLTDEEITFLANESLGENYENMKDFIEQFHHAKSIGSLIKLKSFDKEWLNQRMKEMEEQYGNLFEMDMRNRLVPLFASLIKQGSIMARQYDIFITNPPYAGNKYVTTEVSNYLAKNYPEVKSDLFSAFIEYSFFATKENGQIGFMSPFVWMFISSFEKLRDNIITNRTLSSLIQLEYSGFDGATVPICTFTLRNYHSGFEGEYIKLSDFKGSLNQPIKVIEAVSNPSVSYRSSFDQDNFSKIPGSPIAYWVSEETIKVFEKNDSLGNIIEAKQGCATANNNKYLRLWYECNFNNIGFNIGSRQESKESGKMWFPYNKGGAYRKWYGNQEYVIKWGNDGEEIFNDKKAVVRNPGYYFKESVSWSDITSSSSAFRFYEKGFIFDSTGHCCFANEEVDVYQILAICNNKFFDSIIKMLNPTLHFHVGYFKNLPGAILNDNESKEIVKQNIQISKSDWNSKETSWKFEKNSLIKFPSKTMESSFIYWENFTIKQFNQLKSNEEELNRIFIEAYNLKNDMNSEVEEKNVTINRAEFKKEIKNFISYAIGCSFGRYSLDEEGLIYAGGKFDSSRYRKFLVDEDNILPMLSRSYFEDDIVARFIEFVRVTYSEDVLEENLNFVTKALGRRSNETVREALRRYFLNDFYKDHLQVYKKRPIYWLFTSGKEKAFNCLVYMHRYDKTTLSRIRTDYLHEVQIRMDSEKKDLLNIINGDSSTKEISDAKKELKVLDKKIDELKAYDEKLHHMADMQIEIDLDDGVVVNYAKFEGLVAKI is encoded by the coding sequence ATGAACAATAAAGATGAAGAACTTTTCAAATATCTTATTATCAAACATTGTAATGACTTGAATCGTTATATGCCATTTATGTTTGAGACGATTGATGATTATACAGAAATTCTTTTTCCTGAAGGGTTACTTGGGACTAATGCATTTGTCCATGAACTAACAAACACAGAAATTCTTCCTGAAGACAATTGGAGAAAAGTTGAAGTAATTGGTTGGCTGTATCAATATTATATTTCAGAAGAAAATGAGCGTGTAATACAAGCGAAAAAACGCTATAAAGCAGAAGAACTGCCTTTTGCTACACAATTGTTCACTCCAGAATGGATTGTTCGTTACATGGTCCAAAATGCTTTAGGACGTTACTGGATTGAATCACATCCTGAAGATCATGATTTAGTTGAAAATTGGGAGTTTTATTTAGAAAACCAAAACGTTGATCCTACATTTAAAGAAAATCTAGCTCTCTATGCAAACAAAAAATTAAACATTGAAGAGATAAAATGCTTTGATCCTGCTATGGGAAGTGGACATATTCTTGTTTATATGTTCGACGTTCTATATGAAATTTATAGCAAAGCCGGCTATATTGAGAGAGAAATTCCTAGATTAATCATTGAAAATAATTTGTATGGTTTAGATATCGATATTCGCTCGTATCAACTGGCCAGCTTTTCAGTTGTTATGAAGGCATTGGAATATAACAAACGTTTCTTGCAAAGTATTGAATTAGAGGGTTTAAAAATGAACCTAGCAGCTCTACAAGAGACAAATTCACTAACTGATGAAGAAATCACATTTTTAGCGAATGAATCGTTAGGTGAAAATTATGAAAACATGAAAGACTTTATAGAACAATTCCATCATGCTAAATCAATTGGATCACTAATAAAATTAAAGTCTTTCGATAAAGAATGGCTAAACCAGCGAATGAAAGAAATGGAAGAACAATACGGGAATCTTTTCGAAATGGATATGAGAAATAGGTTGGTCCCCTTATTCGCTAGTTTGATTAAACAAGGTAGTATTATGGCCCGGCAATATGATATCTTCATTACTAATCCACCATATGCTGGGAACAAATATGTTACAACAGAAGTTTCAAACTATTTAGCTAAAAATTATCCTGAGGTTAAATCAGATTTATTTTCAGCATTTATCGAGTATAGTTTCTTTGCAACAAAAGAAAATGGCCAGATTGGATTCATGTCTCCCTTTGTATGGATGTTTATATCTTCCTTTGAAAAGTTGCGGGATAATATTATTACTAACCGAACCCTTAGCAGTTTAATACAACTAGAGTATTCAGGTTTTGACGGAGCGACTGTTCCAATTTGCACTTTTACCTTGAGAAATTATCATAGTGGGTTTGAAGGTGAATATATAAAACTTTCAGATTTCAAAGGTTCTTTGAACCAACCTATTAAAGTGATAGAAGCAGTTAGTAATCCATCAGTTTCCTATCGCTCATCATTTGATCAAGACAATTTTAGTAAAATCCCAGGAAGTCCAATTGCTTATTGGGTAAGTGAAGAAACAATTAAAGTTTTTGAAAAAAATGATTCTTTGGGAAATATTATAGAGGCAAAACAAGGCTGTGCAACTGCGAACAATAATAAATATTTGAGATTATGGTATGAGTGTAACTTTAATAATATTGGATTTAATATAGGTTCTAGACAAGAATCTAAAGAATCTGGTAAAATGTGGTTCCCGTACAACAAAGGTGGGGCTTATAGAAAATGGTACGGAAATCAAGAATATGTAATAAAATGGGGAAATGATGGTGAAGAAATTTTCAATGATAAAAAAGCTGTTGTAAGAAATCCGGGTTATTATTTTAAGGAAAGTGTTTCGTGGTCTGATATAACTTCTAGTAGTAGTGCTTTTAGATTTTATGAAAAAGGATTTATATTTGACTCAACAGGCCATTGTTGTTTTGCAAATGAAGAAGTGGATGTTTATCAGATACTGGCAATCTGTAATAATAAGTTTTTCGATTCTATTATTAAAATGCTTAATCCTACATTGCATTTCCATGTTGGGTATTTCAAAAATCTTCCAGGGGCTATATTAAATGATAATGAATCAAAAGAAATAGTTAAACAAAATATTCAAATATCCAAAAGTGATTGGAATTCGAAAGAAACATCATGGAAATTCGAAAAAAATTCTTTAATAAAGTTTCCCTCAAAAACAATGGAATCTTCATTTATCTATTGGGAAAATTTCACTATTAAACAATTTAATCAACTTAAATCAAACGAAGAAGAGTTAAATCGTATTTTTATAGAAGCATATAATTTGAAGAATGATATGAATTCTGAAGTTGAAGAAAAAAATGTGACTATAAATCGGGCAGAATTCAAAAAAGAAATTAAAAATTTTATATCGTATGCAATAGGATGTTCTTTTGGTCGATATTCGCTTGATGAAGAAGGGCTAATCTATGCAGGTGGTAAATTTGATTCTTCTCGCTATAGAAAATTCTTAGTAGATGAAGATAATATCTTGCCTATGCTTTCAAGATCATATTTTGAGGATGATATTGTTGCAAGATTCATTGAATTCGTTCGTGTAACTTATAGTGAAGATGTACTTGAAGAAAATCTCAATTTTGTTACAAAGGCACTTGGTAGACGGAGCAATGAAACTGTAAGAGAAGCCTTACGTCGTTATTTTTTGAATGATTTTTATAAAGATCATCTCCAAGTCTATAAGAAACGTCCAATTTATTGGCTATTCACATCCGGCAAAGAAAAAGCATTTAACTGTCTCGTTTATATGCATCGATATGATAAAACAACACTCTCTCGTATACGAACTGACTATTTACATGAAGTTCAAATTCGTATGGATTCAGAGAAGAAGGATTTACTGAATATTATTAACGGAGATTCTTCAACAAAAGAAATCAGTGATGCTAAAAAGGAACTAAAAGTTCTAGACAAGAAAATCGATGAATTAAAAGCTTACGATGAGAAGTTACACCACATGGCCGATATGCAGATTGAAATTGACCTGGATGACGGTGTTGTTGTCAACTATGCGAAGTTTGAAGGCCTGGTTGCTAAAATATAA